The window TATAGGCACACATGTTTAACCAATCCATTACATAATAAATACTTATTcaaccaccaaaaaaaaaaacatgttgaaAAATATAATCCTAAGATAAATGTGACGAATCAAATTTTCTTGCTCTTGAGCCACATGATTTGTCGGTTAGATTGCTTCAATGCAACAAACAtctctctattttttcttttagtgAAGATATCAGCCGCTTTCATAAAGAGCTCATCATCATTCACAACTTCATGCattccttccaacatttgcatcACTTCCTCAATGCTGCAACCAGGCTTATCTGTGCTCTTAGAACGGTTGTATACAGCTTCTAAAATACCATCTAATTGTTTTATCATCTTGGCCCCAATTCCAACTCTTTTAGAATCTCTTGTTCTTTTTGTTCCTTTTCCTTGTGTTGAAGGTTGAGCAGGGGAAGGTGTCTCAGCATCGGCTATGTCGTCAAGCCCCTCATTATTATCTATGTCATTCTCCAAATCATCTTGACCGTCATTTTGTTCGCATGTTGGAGCTTTTTGGACATTATTACTCATCAACCCTTGTGAGGGTGCCCATGCACCTACACCTGTAACAGCTCCTTCTTTAAACAAAATGTTCAGTTGGTCAAAAATTTTCAATCCACTATTTCGATATTTTGCAACTTCAGAAGTCTTCTGAAATATGACCAactgcaattaacaaattatgaTAAAAGAACATAAATATGAAGTTAGATTTCCATGGATATGAGATAATAATTTCTCACCTTCACTTTTTTCTCCCACAACTCATCACTTGCAATGATAGTTTGCTTCACAGGATCCCATCCT is drawn from Malus domestica chromosome 14, GDT2T_hap1 and contains these coding sequences:
- the LOC114820917 gene encoding L10-interacting MYB domain-containing protein-like gives rise to the protein MLLKKFNDLTQRSYVHKQLKNKWTALKKEWQLWASLVGKETGLGWDPVKQTIIASDELWEKKVKLVIFQKTSEVAKYRNSGLKIFDQLNILFKEGAVTGVGAWAPSQGLMSNNVQKAPTCEQNDGQDDLENDIDNNEGLDDIADAETPSPAQPSTQGKGTKRTRDSKRVGIGAKMIKQLDGILEAVYNRSKSTDKPGCSIEEVMQMLEGMHEVVNDDELFMKAADIFTKRKNREMFVALKQSNRQIMWLKSKKI